Sequence from the Gracilinanus agilis isolate LMUSP501 chromosome 6, AgileGrace, whole genome shotgun sequence genome:
TTCATGTCCTCGCTCTGAAGAGCTAGATTTCCCTGTGGAAATCTTGGGtaaatgactttcttttcctcatttgtaaaatgaatctTTTCCATGCCATGGAAGACTGATGAAGTCTATAGACCCCTTCTtagaaaagggttttaaaatacataaaatgaaactTATTAAAGGAAACCAATGAGAATCAAAATGCAAttatgaaagtaatttttttaagacCACAATTCCATGGGTCTAATCTctttcaactctgacattctacatTTTGGGGTCTAAAGTCCTTTCAATTCTGACATTATATGAAGAACCTCCTAGCTCTGATTATATATACATTAGAATTGTTTctaggagagaaagtaagggtttaattaaatataagtatatataaaatatataattaaacccttactttctctcctagaaacaattctaagacagaagggcaagggttaggcaaattgggttaagtgtcttggccaggggtcagatttgaacctagttcctctgAACTTCAGGTCCTGTGCTTTATCTTCAGGACCATCAAGCTGTTCTCTAGTTCTAATATTTTGAGACCTCTCAGCTCTGAGAGTCcatgatctgtttttttttccctgtacATTTTAGAATCCTGCATTCTAGATCTGATGTTCTATGTCCTAAGATCCTATCCAACTTTAATATATTACATTCTAAGGTCTATCCCAGCTCTCACATATTATGTTCTAAAGAGCTTCCCTGTCCTGATATATTTTGTTCTAATGTCCTTCCCAGATTTTCATATTCAAAGATcccttcccagctctaacatttcatgttctcaggtcctttccagctctaacattctgtcttctaagatcccttcccagctctaacattccaaGTTCTCAGATCattcccagctctaacattctgtcttctaagatcccttcccagctctaacattccatgttctcaggtcctttccagctctaacattctgtcttctaagatcccttcccaGTTCTAATATTCCAAGTTCTCAGATCCTTCCCAGCTCTTATATTCTATGAAAAAGAAATGTCTGTGTGCTTAGCTACTAGAGAGAAGCTTTAGTCTCCAGGAGAGATGGGAGATTTCTCCAGCCCCTTCCGCCTTTGGTGACCCTCTTGGGCCAGGAAGAGTGAGTCACAGGCTATTTTTTTCCCACTCACTTAAACCTTCCCCCATCCTCTCCCTCGctatccccctcccccaaaagggaCAGGAACTTAAAAGCCCAGAGTGCCCATGTAAATCTTCTCTCCTTATGGAGCTCCCGGAGAGAAGCAGCTTGTAAATAAGGTGGCGGCAGCGGCCCCAAGATTTAAAATGGAGCACAATTAAACCCTTAGCCTGTGGTGGTAATTACGGTTAATGGCTCTTCCCCTGAATTTCACCATCCCCATTGTCGGCAGCCAATCTAAATGCAGGAGCTGAGCCAAGGACAATTTTCCTTGGTTTATAGACACACTAAAATTCAGCTGGTCTGGCTCCACCGGGCTGGTGATGTCAGGAGTGGCCCAAATTAAAGCTGATGAGGGAGAGCAGCCCTGAATGTGGATTCAGTTCCAAGGGCTGAGGTTAGGCATGGGGCAGTGGGGGAGGctggaaagaagagaagcaatCGGCCCTCTTAATCAAGAAGGGACCTTTATTTAGCCAGGTTCTGGGCtccaggggtggggtgggggtggggagactACGGCctgggaaagaaaatggcaaaattgtTAGATGACAGAAGAAAAAGCCCTCAAAGAGCTCCATAGGCAAGAATGATGGGCTGATTACAAGATACAATATAATACAGGATTATAAGATACAATGTATGagaggataaatgtaaagtcctacgCAGTGGTATAAGAAATCAACTGTGCAAGAAGAGGCACAGTTGGTAACAATTAGTGTGATATGGACACAGTAGTTTTAGTGGATTGCAAGGCAAATAGGACCCGTGGGGCAACTAGAAAAGCCGGGATGATTTCAGGCTCCATTTTGAGAGGCATAGTGTCCACAATGATGGAGATAGCCCCATTCCTCtgacctctttcttattaatGCTGTCCTACAGACTTCTTCTACCATGCCCCAGCACTGGGTATCTTTGTCCCCCACCCTTTTCAGgttctttttatatattgtctttctccaatagaatataggcttcttgagggcaaggattgtcatTCTACTTGCATTTGTTTTTCTAGGGCTTTCCCTAATGCCAATATTTCAAAAATACTTTGTgggacagctagttggctcaagGGATAGAGTggcagacctggagttgggagaaaatgaggtcaaatctggcttcagatatttcctactttAAACAATGATGGATTAGGGACAGACTAATATAAGGCTTTATGTTGGGCACAAATACCTTCTCTACTCCTAGCATCCTACTCTGAACCCATCAGATACAAAAAGGAGTCAGTGAAGCAGGAAGTGAGACTTACAAATCATCCAAATTGCTTTGTCCAGTGGAGGCTAGTCCAAATGTTTTCATCTTAACCAACCTTAAAATGAGTTTATGTGAGGAGTTCAAGCACTCTTTCCTCTGACCTTCATAAGCTTTTGTCACAGAACACACACTTTAAAGAAACCCCAGACTGTCTTTCCTGGACAATTCATTAAAATCAGTATAAAAAGGAAACTCTGGGGGAAGTtccttaatcccaattgcttagaccttactgctcttctgccttggaactgatacttatatggattctaagaaagaagacaagagttaaaaaaagagctTCTTGACTGACTTACTTGCCTAGAGTACTTTACTTAGCACTGAGATGTGGGACCCAGAGAGAATAGCCTGAAAACCATAACATATGAGGATTAGACCCATGCCATTGGCCACAGAATGTTTGCAAAGTTTGTGGGATCAAGGATTTTACCTGGGAGCACCCTAAGAAATTATCTAGCTTAGCtgtctcattttactgatgaaaaaagaAAGCCCAGGAGGATGAGGAGATGTACCCAGTTTTAGACAGGTTAAGAGGGAGAGTTGGGATTTAAATCCAAGACTCGttactccaaatccaatactctttccatgaCAAGTAGGGGTTTCTGTTGGGTTGTGAGTGGCTGATGGTGCTAATAGAGGGCACAGAAAAGCTTTTATATTCGAGTGGGGAGTTTCTAAGTTGATGGTGAGTAGTTCATGATTCTGGCCTCAGGTGCTTACtagcagtcacttaacctctgcctcagttttctcatctgtaaaatgaggataatagcacacacctatagatcaaatgagatgattggaaagtacttagcacagtgcctggcacataaaaagtatgatataaatattttgttgttgtccagtcacttttcagtcatgtctgactctttataacttggggttttctcagcaaagatataggagtaatttgccatttccttctctggctcattttacagatgaaggaactgaggcaaacagggttaagtgacttgctcatggtcatatagctaagagcttgaggccagatctgaatttaggaagacttcaggcctggcactctatccgctCTAGCATCTAGCAGTCCCatctaaatattagctattattattaataatgttatGATGGTTTTTGGTGATACCTCCCCCACATCTCTCCTATCCATTCCTTCTCTTCTGATAAAGCTGCTGCTGCCctggtgtgggaagccaataagagaaacagcctcaaaaagagaaatctcagatttttatctatttgaggctgtttctcttattggtttCCTTCCCACACCCTGGCACTGGTCCTTACTATTGCGATAACTTGCTGGTTTTTCTCtatgcctcaagtttctcccacTCCAGCCCAaactccattcagctgccaaagtaatcttcccATATCACAGGTCTGACTACATCactctcctattcaataaactccagtggctccctattacctctaggatcaaacagaAAATCTTCTGcttgatttttaaagcccttcccaacctggccccttcctacctttccagccttcacTTGACTCCTGTCTCTTTACTGAGTGAGTCAGTGCCACTGGTCTGCCTGTTTTCCATACACAACACTCCCGTTCCCAACTCCatgacttttctttaaaaaaaaatcttaactttttgtcttagaatcaatactattgattccaaggcagaagagtggtaagagctaggcaactgggttaaatgaattgtccagggtcacacaactaggaagcaagactagatttaaactcagggcctgtgtctccaggcctggctctctcactgctgagccacctagataccccTCACTCCATGACTTTTCACCAGTCATCTCTCACGCTTGACATGCTCTCCCTCTTACCCTCTGTCacttggctttcctggcttctttcaagattcacCTCAAATCTTATCTTCTTCAAGAAGCTTTTCTAGAACCTAACTTCTCCCCCCTCCTCTTAATTTCCTTCCCCACTGCTGGTGCCTTTCCTCTGAAATGATCTCCAGTTTATAGTTGTTTATATGCTATTTCCTCCACTAGAATGTGAGTTGGAGGccaaggactggttttcggcctCTTTTCTTTATCTCCAGGGCTTAACATGGTCCCTGGCaaacagtaagtgtttaataaatgttaattggcCAAATAACTGACCAAACAGTCTTTGGAGAACTACCTATACCAAATAGATGCGTGAGTTCTATGCTCTCTCCACAGAACCTCTGCTATTACCTGTCTCCTGGCCTTAACATCTTTGGCCAAGGAAGGACAGTTGGAGAGAAATGGGTATTCTATGGTTCTGTGAAATCCAGCTGTCCTCCCCTCCCCAGGTTGCCCTCCTCTTTCTGCCCTGGTCCCTCCCTACCTCAGGTAGTCCCGGCGGCACAGAATGAGGTTGGCCTTGGTGTAGAGCGTGGAGCCCACCTCTCCCAGCCGGCAATCGCAGCAGGCACACTTCAGACAGTCCTCATGCCAATACTTGTCCAGGGCCTTCAGGAGATATCGGTCCTTGATCTTCCGGTTACAGCCAGCACAGCCTTTCTGTTTCCCCTTGGGGTGGACGGATAGCATGGGCACACCTGGAGATAGAGGGAGGGACAATCTCATGTACATAGGAGAGTCACCATGGTGATCCTAGAGGACCTGCTCATCCATAGTCACTGCCCTTTATTCCCCAGCCACCCATATGGGGACTACAGTCTAGTCACACACTTTTCTTCCATCTCCTGTCCTAGACCAGAATCTCTTTTTGGATTGTTTTCTCTCCCATAGAGGTCCCAAGGTGGGATCTCTGTGTGGGGATCCCAGAATCCCAGGGCAGGAAGGAACCTTTTGAGTCCAATCTTCCTTGCAGTGCATAGACAGACTGCCATTGTCCATGGGATGCTAGGCTTTCtaattagaagggactttagggatcatccccttcattttatagacaaggacaCTGAGATATAAAAAAAGTTGTCATTGCCAAGATTATATAAAGAGTAAATAGCAGAGAAGTCATAGCTTAGATTCCTAACCTCCAGTTCTAATGTTCCCATGATGTTgcactgccccttgggcagttctaattattaggaggTTACTAATTATAGTAAGTTGAAATCTGTACCTTAGacccattgctcctagttttGTCCTTTGGTGCTTTAAAGAACAATACTAATTTCTTTTCCACATGGCAACTTTTCAGATTCTTAAAAGACTGTGATGCAATTCCCCCACTTCCCTGCCCACTGCCCCAGTCTTCTATTCTTCAGGATAAGTCTCCTGATTGCCTTCAAATGATCTTTGTGTAACATGGTCTCCAGTCTTGGTGGCAGGGGTAAATGGACTTGATGTTCAGaagaccctggaaaaatcacttaacctttttcagccttagtttccttatctgtaagatggggataataatagcatctacatccTAGGATTTTTGTGAGAGTtatatttatctacctatctccccccccatccatccatctatccacctatctatccatctatctatctagatatctatccatccatccatcatctaatttatctctctatccattcatttatcatctatctatccatccatcacctaatctatctatccatcaatcatctaatctatctgtccatctatcaactaatctatccatctgtctattatctatccgtccatccatctatccatccaccatctaatttatctctctatccatctatccatcatctatctatccatccatctatttatacatccatctatcatctatcaaactctacacatacatatagatatacatatataactatatatgtatatagttctatatatattcataaaactATATCTGTATCTAAAacctatgtgtgtgtatatatatgtaaaaagtactctccacatatatgtatgtggagAGAGAtagagcactttgtaaatcttaaagcatcatatcaatattattattactattactattactattattatactaGTTGCCCTCCTTTGGATACACtccaatttgttaatatttttcctaaACAATGATGCCCAGAACTGAGCTCAATTGGTCTGAGCAGGTCATGGGGGGCAGAAAGCAGTTCTGTAATTCCCCTCATTCTGCATATTATGACTCTATACTGCCTAAGATCAATAAGACCCCTCTActttttggctgccatgtcatATAGCTGACTCAGCCCACTAAAATCTCCAGGTCTCTTTCTATTGTCTATTTCGCCCAACTCTTGAGGTTCCttacaactctgaggttctgttGTATAAACCTGATTCCCTCAACCTCTACTTGGAGGTAGTCCAGGTTTTGAAACTAAATACATTTGTTGATAACTCCTGGGCCACTGAGATTGGGAGATAAAGCCCAGAACTCACTTTGGACTCCAGCAAATGCACCTGCCCTGGAGGGCCCTTAGAGGAAACTTGGACTAAGGCTTAACTTGAGTCAGGAGAATAGATCCACAGTCGTTTCAGCTAGCCTCTGAACCATTGCTTGAATTTCTGGATGGTATTAAGATTTGCAAACCACTCCcccaaaacaaaggcaaaaggcagGCAGGTGGATGTTGTTATCTTGGTGAtgctgatgagaaaattgaggcttctGGTGCAATGGATGACCCATGGAGCTGGAGTCAAGATGACCCAATTttaaatctagattcagacacttaccagctgtgtgaccctgggcaagtcacttaacctccacctgcctcaatttcctcatctgtaaaatggagatcataatagtaTGTACCTTGAAGGGTTGTTTAAGGATctagtgaaataatatttgtatagtgcttagcacagtgtctgccacgtagtaggtgccatataaatgcttatttccccctcccttccccaaaaCACAGTTTGGGGTGTTAGATTCTCTGACTTTTGCCACATGTCACATTTAGTCATATATTCCTAGCtatggaagagacctcagatggGATCTAATACAACCCAAACGTGAAtgactactactacttctacgaCTATAATTACTactaactagcatttctatatagctttaaggtttgcaaagtgcttataTATCATtagatcttcataataaccctctgtggcaggtattattattactatccctattttatagatgaggaaactaaggcaaacaaaagttaagtgacttgcccagggtcacacagctaatgtctgaggctggatttgaaatgtCTTATTGATTCTCCTATCTCCCTTGCTCCTCCTATTTGACATCCTCAACAAGGGGTCCCCCAGCCTCTGCCAGAAGACTTCTAGTGATGGAGAACTCACTGCCTCCTGAGGTAGCTTCTTCTGCTATGGCACAGTTTGATGGCAGCCTTTTCAATACTGGATGATGGCAACCAGGTCTACCCAAGTCTTCTTCCTTTAGACCAGACAATTTCAGTTCTCTCAGGTGAAGGTTCTTACAGACCTGGAGACTTTCAGAGCTGAAGGGCACTTTGAAGAGCATGCGATCTAACACATATCATTGTGCTCCCCTCTGCAACATTGTTAATTCTGACTGAATTGGGAATTGATCTCTTTGGGAGGAGGTACGGGGTAAGGGGAAGCCCAGAATGTTCTCTGTTATATGTGACTGCTGACTGGTGATGGACTTGGGGTTCAGGATGGGATATACCTTTTTGGATATAGACAAATTGGCTATTTGTTAtacattttgttatatataaagAGTaatcatttgttaagtgcctactgtgtgctgagcactgtgctaagtgttttatgaACACCCCATTTGAAGAAAATGCATGCTTAttgatcaaaaaacaaaaaaaatgaaaaatgaagaaaaataaacaaaggtGTGCTTTCCATAAAGATCTCCAGAGAGGGAGCGCTCACTACCTTCAGAGGCAGTCGATTCCATATTGAGGACAGCTgactgttaggaagtttttctttacatggAGCCCAAATCTGCCTCGATGCCACTTCCATTCATTCGtgctggttctgccctctggggccaagcagaatgaGCTTCCTCAGCCTCCGGGTTGCTGTCCTCTGTTCGTACCCAGTTTGTCAATCCACTCTCAGTTGTCCTGGCCTCTGCTGCCCGTTTTAGGTCTTTACTTCCTCCCTGTAGGGGGTGGGGAAGCAGTTGGCACTCTTGGCCTTTGGATCGTTGCCACCAATCCCCTCAAGGGACTGTGACCATTAGGAGGGGGTTCCAGGACTTGTTCTACTAGTGGAATACCATTTATTTCTTCACTTATCCCTCAGTCTTTGGGATGTACTTTCTATGGATTACACTGTTGGGACAAGAAAGCTGGGATATGGTGGGTAAGGGCCAAGCAGAGAAAGGgtccaaaatgaattttttaatgagACTGGCTTCTTtatccccacccctcaccccccaccccagaacCCAGTGATCTGTAGTCCCTGATTTTCCCTCCCCAAACCTCCTTTCTGATCTTGCCTTTCATCCCACACCCCTTCAactctctctgactccaaaaaaGGTGCAGAAATAGCAATAATAGGGAAGAATCAGAAGACCATaatcagagaaaagaaggatAACTCATGGGACCACAGATGTGCAACTGGGAGGgtcctcaaaggccatctagattgacccctttattttacagatgaggaaactaagactctgGGAGATATTTGGGGAGAAGGGCAGACAGAtacagaaatgagaaaagaggagagagagaagttaagacaaagatgaaaaatgggcAGAAATTAGAGAACAGACAGAAATATGTGCACAAAAAGGAGaggacagacagagatggagaagagactatatatatatatatacatatatatatatatgtatgtatatatatgagttAAACAGAGGCGATATGGCAAGAGAACAGAGAGGCAGACAAGacctgggaagagaaagaagggctgATGATCTCAATTACTCTAGCCAAACTGGTTGCCTTGCTGTTACAAGTACATGGCACTTCAACTCTAGAGTTTTGCACTGACCAtgtctcatgcctggaatgccctccttcctGATCTGcacctttttttttcaagttcatgtATTTATTGcagtgaaaaaaaatatggaaatgaagtAGATATTGAAGAAACTTCTATCATAAGCTTTGACTGATTCCATGCTTTAAAAACTAAGTTCAATGACAAAAtactaaaatgttttaaatggtgtgccatttccttttccagtggattaaggcaaacagagctgACCTCGACCTCTTAAGACCCTAAGCTCTCTTCAAGTCTCAGCACTCCTTTTCTAAAGGTTGTTCTTAATCTCCTTCCCCCAGCTGATAGTAACCCTACTCTCTTCTTCCTATTGCAAATGGTTTTATTTCTTAAACATACGGTATTACTTAACTGTGAACAGGTTTGTATTTCCCctaggagaatgtaagctccttgagggcaggaactgtatcatttttgcatttatatcctcagagcctagcacagtgcctggtacatatctgatacatgcttgttgatggatGGGGACAGTTAAGCAAAGATATAAAAATACCCAGAGAGACaagaagacagagacacagagaaagaggagagtttATGGGAGAACAAATtgttagagaaagaaagagggtggAAGCCACCACCTGGCATCCCTCCTTTTCCCACATCAGTGACTACAACTACTGAGTCAGGAATCTATTACTCTGGGAGGCAGAAGTCTGGATTCCTGGGTAAGATCCTGAACCTGGGCAAAATCTCAGACCAGAACTGATCCATCCATGACCCTGAGGATGGCTTAGAGCTTCACTCTTTGGGCAGAGAGGTTCAACACTGGGACACTGTAAGGAACAGGCATGTCTAGTGGTGTCTCTGTGTGTGAGAGTGAGAGGGAGAATGACCTTGGAGCTCCAAGCCCCCCTGAAAGCTAACTGCTGCCCTGGCACCTTGGGCTCAACATGTCAACTAAACTCATATCTTCTCCCTTTCACCTGCCCCCTCCACTCTTCTATCTAATTCCTGTTTGTGTACCGCCATTTTCCTGTCACCCCAGCTCAAAATCTTGTAAtcattccttttccctcttcttggcTCTCCAGGCTCTTAGTTCCCAAGATCTGACCACTCGCTTCCATAgtatctccctcctctcttctcctctcctctcctctcctttcccctcctccactcTCCTAGCCCCCACCCCTAGGGCCCATCTGAAAGCAGGGATGCTCACTACCTAATTTCTTTAATGCAGCTCTAAAGGTTAATTGGTCTGAAAGAGTAATGCTGGCTAATGATATCTGCCTCCAGGCTCCCCCGACTCCTTCTGCTTTGTATAAGCCAGCTGAGGGCACAGCACTCAGCAGAGATGCCCAACCACGTGCTGGTCACCCCTTCCCCAGCCACCCAGGCCCATGCAAGAGTTGCATTGGAGGGGAGGGGGAACTAGTGTGGAAGGTTGGTTGGTTCTGCTTCTATTTCATGCCTTTAGGTGTAGCAACaactgctctctgtctctctgtctctctgtctctctgtctctctgtctctctgtctctctctgtctctctgtctctctctctctgtctctctctgtctctctctctgtctctctctctgtctctctgtctctctctctctctctctNNNNNNNNNNNNNNNNNNNNNNNNNNNNNNNNNNNNNNNNNNNNNNNNNNNNNNNNNNNNNNNNNNNNNNNNNNNNNNNNNNNNNNNNNNNNNNNNNNNNNNNNNNNNNNNNNNNNNNNNNNNNNNNNNNNNNNNNNNNNNNNNNNNNNNNNNNNNNNNNNNNNNNNNNNNNNNNNNNNNNNNNNNNNNNNNNNNNNNNNNNNNNNNNNNNNNNNNNNNNNNNNNNNNNNNNNNNNNNNNNNNNNNNNNNNNNNNNNNNNNNNNNNNNNNNNNNNNNNNNNNNNNNNNNNNNNNNNNNNNNNNNNNNNNNNNNNNNNNNNNNNNNNNNNNNNNNNNNNNNNNNNNNNNNNNNNNNNNNNNNNNNNNNNNNNNNNNNNNNNNNNNNNNNNNNNNNNNNNNNNNNNNNNNNNNNNNNNNNNNNNNNNNNNNNNNNNNNNNNNNNNNNNNNNNNNNNNNNNNNNNNNNNNNNNNNNNNNNNNNNNNNNNNNNNNNNNNNNNNNNNNNNNNNNNNNNNNNNNNNNNNNNNNNNNNNNNNNNNNNNNNNNNNNNNNNNNNNNNNNNNNNNNNNNNNNNNNNNNNNNNNNNNNNNNNNNNNNNNNNNNNNNNNNNNNNNNNNNNNNNNNNNNNNNNNNNNNNNNNNNNNNNNNNNNNNNNNNNNNNNNNNNNNNNNNNNNNNNNNNNNNNNNNNNNNNNNNNNNNNNNNNNNNNNNNNNNNNNNNNNNNNNNNNNNNNNNNNNNNNNNNNNNNNNNNNNNNNNNNNNNNNNNNNNNNNNNNNNNNNNNNNNNNNNNNNNNNNNNNNNNNNNNNNNNNNNNNNNNNNNNNNNNNNNNNNNNNNNNNNNNNNNNNNNNNNNNNNNNNNNNNNNNNNNNNNNNNNNNNNNNNNNNNNNNNNNNNNNNNNNNNNNNNNNNNNNNNNNNNNNNNNNNNNNNNNNNNNNNNNNNNNNNNNNNNNNNNNNNNNNNNNNNNNNNNNNNNNNNNNNNNNNNNNNNNNNNNNNNNNNNNNNNNNNNNNNNNNNNNNNNNNNNNNNNNNNNNNNNNNNNNNNNNNNNNNNNNNNNNNNNNNNNNNNNNNNNNNNNNNNNNNNNNNNNNNNNNNNNNNNNNNNNNNNNNNNNNNNNNNNNNNNNNNNNNNNNNNNNNNNNNNNNNNNNNNNNNNNNNNNNNNNNNNNNNNNNNNNNNNNNNNNNNNNNNNNNNNNNNNNNNNNNNNNNNNNNNNNNNNNNNNNNNNNNNNNNNNNNNNNNNNNNNNNNNNNNNNNNNNNNNNNNNNNNNNNNNNNNNNNNNNNNNNNNNNNNNNNNNNNNNNNNNNNNNNNNNNNNNNNNNNNNNNNNNNNNNNNNNNNNNNNNNNNNNNNNNNNNNNNNNNNNNNNNNNNNNNNNNNNNNNNNNNNNNNNNNNNNNNNNNNNNNNNNNNNNNNNNNNNNNNNNNNNNNNNNNNNNNNNNNNNNNNNNNNNNNNNNNNNNNNNNNNNNNNNNNNNNNNNNNNNNNNNNNNNNNNNNNNNNNNNNNNNNNNNNNNNNNNNNNNNNNNNNNNNNNNNNNNNNNNNNNNNNNNNNNNNNNNNNNNNNNNNNNNNNNNNNNNNNNNNNNNNNNNNNNNNNNNNNNNNNNNNNNNNNNNNNNNNNNNNNNNNNNNNNNNNNNNNNNNNNNNNNNNNNNNNNNNNNNNNNNNNNNNNNNNNNNNNNNNNNNNNNNNNNNNNNNNNNNNNNNNNNNNNNNNNNNNNNNNNNNNNNNNNNNNNNNNNNNNNNNNNNNNNNNNNNNNNNNNNNNNNNNNNNNNNNNNNNNNNNNNNNNNNNNNNNNNNNNNNNNNNNNNNNNNNNNNNNNNNNNNNNNNNNNNNNNNNNNNNNNNNNNNNNNNNNNNNNNNNNNNNNNNNNNNNNNNNNNNNNNNNNNNNNNNNNNNNNNNNNNNNNNNNNNNNNNNNNNNNNNNNNNNNNNNNNNNNNNN
This genomic interval carries:
- the LMO1 gene encoding rhombotin-1; protein product: MMVLDKEDGVPMLSVHPKGKQKGCAGCNRKIKDRYLLKALDKYWHEDCLKCACCDCRLGEVGSTLYTKANLILCRRDYLRFCVGDKFFLKNNMILCQMDYEEGQLNGSFESQVQ